One genomic segment of Polypterus senegalus isolate Bchr_013 unplaced genomic scaffold, ASM1683550v1 scaffold_4139, whole genome shotgun sequence includes these proteins:
- the LOC120519573 gene encoding gastrula zinc finger protein XlCGF7.1-like: MKIHTGEKTYCCYECGKHFPNMKNFNKHKKNHSGELKPHCCKECGKRFSMRCRLENHRIIHTGEKPHCCPECGKLFSCKTYLQRHRRIHTGEKPHCCSECGKLFSCKSYLQIHRRIHTGEKPYCCPDCGKSFSYIMYLQRHRKIHTGEKPHCCSDCGKQFSDKHSSQRHTQIHTGEKQYCCSQCGKKFFNIRCFRVHTQSHMEEKMQYVCSECGKCYASKKSLYRHAKIHTK; this comes from the coding sequence ATgaagattcacactggagaaaaaacaTATTGTTGTTATGAATGTGGTAAGCATTTCCCAAACATGAAGAAttttaacaaacacaaaaaaaatcactctgGAGAGCTGAAACCTCATTGCTGTAAagaatgtggtaaacgattctcaATGAGATGCCGTCTTGAGAACCACAGAataatccacactggagaaaaacctcattgctgtccagaatgtggtaagttgTTCTCATGTAAAACCtatcttcagaggcacagaagaatccacacaggagaaaaacctcattgctgttcagaatgtggtaagttgTTCTCATGTAAAAGCTATCTTCAGAttcacagaagaatccacacaggagaaaaaccttattgttgtccagACTGTGGTAAATCTTTCTCATATATAATGtatcttcagaggcacagaaaaatccacacaggagaaaaacctcattgctgttcagattgtggcaaacaattttctgacaaacacagttctcaaaggcacacacaaattcacactggagagaagcaatATTGCTGTTCTCAATGTGGCAAAAAATTTTTCAACATTAGGTGTTTTCGAGTACACACGCAATCTCACATGGAAGAGAAAATGCAGTATGtatgctctgaatgtggcaaatgttATGCAAGCAAGAAAAGTCTTTATAGACACGCAAAAATCCatactaaataa